The window CATCATGCCGCCGGCACCCAGCGAGGGCGCGATCATCGGGATGGTGATCAGGAAGAACACCTTCCACGGCCGCGCGCCCAGGTCCATGGCCGCCTCTTCGATGGACAGGTCCAGCTCACGCAAGCGCGCCGAGACCACCACCGCCACATACGCCGCACAGAACGTCGTGTGGGCGATCCAGATGGTGACGATGCCGCGTTCCTGTGGCCAACCGATCATCTGCGCCATCGCCACGAACAGCAGCAACAGCGACAGACCGGTGATCACTTCGGGCATCACCAGCGGCGCGGTGACCAGGCCACCGAACAGCGTGCGACCCTTGAAGTGGGTGATACGGGTCAGGACGAACGCCGCCAACGTACCCAGTGCCACCGCCGCCACCGCCGTGTAGCAGGCGATTTCCAGCGAGCGCACCACCGAGCCCATCAGTTGCGTGTTGTCCATCAAACCGACGTACCACTTGATCGACCAGCCACCCCACACCGTTACCAGTTTCGAGGCGTTGAACGAGTAGATCACCAGGATCAGCATCGGCGCGTAGATGAACAGCAAGCCCGCGATCAGCATGAAACTCGAGAAACGGAAGCGCTTCATTCTTTACCCTCCATTTCTTTGGCCTGACTACGGTTGAACAAGATGATTGGCACAATCAGGATCAGCAGCATGACCACCGCCAGCGCAGAGGCCACCGGCCAGTCACGGTTGTTGAAGAACTCTTGCCAGAGCACCTTACCGATCATCAGGGTTTCCGGACCGCCGAGCAGTTCCGGGATCACGAACTCACCCACCACCGGGATGAACACCAGCATGCAGCCGGCGACGATGCCGTTCTTGGACAGAGGGATGGTGATCTTCCAGAAGCTGTTGAACGTGCTCGAACCCAGGTCCGAGGCGGCTTCCAGCAGGCTGTTGTCGTGCTTCACCAAGTTGGCGTAGAGCGGCAGGATCATGAACGGCAGGTAGGAATAAACCACGCCGATGTACACCGCCAGGTTGGTATTGAGGATCTGCAGCGGCTCGTCGATCCAGCCCATGGTCATCAGGAAACCGTTGAGCAGACCGTTGTTGCTGAGGATGCCCATCCACGCATACACGCGGATCAGGATCGCGGTCCAGGTCGGCATCATGATCAGCAGCACCAGCACCGTTTGCATCTCTTTACGGGCACTGGCAATGGCGTAGGCCATCGGGTAGCCGATCAGCAGACAGAGGACGGTGCTGATCAGCGCCATCTTCAGCGAGCCAAGGTAGGCGGCGATGTACAACTCGTCGCCGGCCAGCATCGCGTAGTTGCCCAGGTTCAACAGCACCTGGAGCTTCTGGTCGATGAAGCTGTAGATCTCGGTGTACGGCGGGATGGCGACGTCGGCTTCGGCGAAGCTGATCTTCAGGACGATGAAGAACGGCAACATGAAGAACAGGAACAGCCAAATGAACGGAACCCCGATGACCAGTTGGCGGCCACCGGGAATTATTCGATTGAGGCGGCGTTTGAATTTGCGCATGTTCATGAGCGAAGTACCACGCCGCTGTCGTCTTCCCACCACACATAAACCTGGTCACCCCAGGTTGGGCGCTGGCCGCGGCGCTCGGCGTTGGCGACGAACGACTGGACGATCTTGCCGCTCGGCAGTTCGACGTAGAACACCGAGTGCCCGCCGAGGTAGGCGATGTCGTGGACCTTGCCGCTGGACCAGTTGTATTCGCAGGTCGGCATGGTCGGCGTCACCAGCAGTTTTTCCGGACGGATCGCGTAGGTCACGGATTTGTCCTGCACCGAGGTGCTGATGCCGTGGCCGACGTAGATCTGGCGGTCCAGGTCCTTGCAGGTGATGGTCGCGTAGCCTTCGGCATCGTCGATCACTTCACCGTCGAAGATGTTGACGTTGCCGATAAATTCACAGACCAGGCGGCTGGTCGGGGTTTCGTAGATGTCGATCGGGCTGCCGATCTGGGCGATCCAGCCCAGGTGCATGATCGCGATGCGCTCGGCCATGGTCATGGCCTCTTCCTGGTCGTGGGTCACCATGACGCAGGTTACGCCGACACGCTCGATGATCTCGACCAGCTCCAGCTGCATTTGCGAACGTAGCTTCTTGTCCAGCGCACCCATCGGTTCGTCGAGCAGCAACAGCTTCGGCCGCTTGGCCAAAGAACGCGCCAATGCCACACGCTGACGCTGGCCACCGGACAACTGATGCGGTTTGCGCTTGGCGTATTGCGTCATCTGAACCAGCTTGAGCATGTCCGCGACACGGGCATCGACTTCAGCTGCGGGGATTTTGTCCTGCTTGAGGCCGAAGGCGATGTTTTGCGCCACGGTCATGTGCGGGAACAACGCGTAGGACTGAAACATCATGTTGATCGGCCGCTCGTACGGCGGCATGTCGGTGATGTCTACGCCATCGAGGAAAATGCGCCCCTCC is drawn from Pseudomonas sp. 31-12 and contains these coding sequences:
- a CDS encoding ABC transporter permease subunit, which codes for MKRFRFSSFMLIAGLLFIYAPMLILVIYSFNASKLVTVWGGWSIKWYVGLMDNTQLMGSVVRSLEIACYTAVAAVALGTLAAFVLTRITHFKGRTLFGGLVTAPLVMPEVITGLSLLLLFVAMAQMIGWPQERGIVTIWIAHTTFCAAYVAVVVSARLRELDLSIEEAAMDLGARPWKVFFLITIPMIAPSLGAGGMMSFALSLDDLVLASFVSGPGSTTLPMEVFSAVRLGVKPEINAVASLILLAVSLMTFLVWFFSRRAEEARKRAIQQAIEESAADSWKQPDVRRAQQAPEAA
- a CDS encoding ABC transporter permease subunit, whose translation is MPGGRQLVIGVPFIWLFLFFMLPFFIVLKISFAEADVAIPPYTEIYSFIDQKLQVLLNLGNYAMLAGDELYIAAYLGSLKMALISTVLCLLIGYPMAYAIASARKEMQTVLVLLIMMPTWTAILIRVYAWMGILSNNGLLNGFLMTMGWIDEPLQILNTNLAVYIGVVYSYLPFMILPLYANLVKHDNSLLEAASDLGSSTFNSFWKITIPLSKNGIVAGCMLVFIPVVGEFVIPELLGGPETLMIGKVLWQEFFNNRDWPVASALAVVMLLILIVPIILFNRSQAKEMEGKE
- a CDS encoding ABC transporter ATP-binding protein, coding for MAVASGAYKKALEGDQTPKQVLVKIDRVTKKFDETIAVDDVSLEIKKGEIFALLGGSGSGKSTLLRMLAGFERPTEGRIFLDGVDITDMPPYERPINMMFQSYALFPHMTVAQNIAFGLKQDKIPAAEVDARVADMLKLVQMTQYAKRKPHQLSGGQRQRVALARSLAKRPKLLLLDEPMGALDKKLRSQMQLELVEIIERVGVTCVMVTHDQEEAMTMAERIAIMHLGWIAQIGSPIDIYETPTSRLVCEFIGNVNIFDGEVIDDAEGYATITCKDLDRQIYVGHGISTSVQDKSVTYAIRPEKLLVTPTMPTCEYNWSSGKVHDIAYLGGHSVFYVELPSGKIVQSFVANAERRGQRPTWGDQVYVWWEDDSGVVLRS